In the Moraxella osloensis genome, one interval contains:
- a CDS encoding TetR/AcrR family transcriptional regulator, with product MKKLTFKQRMMLERESLIIETVNHLLATKGYDAMTVDEIADTVGIAKASLYRHFPSKEALGMAALVDIMHKALEVINQLNATDQTAIDKLKALTQWAMRLKLAQKMPNLPSENSQLRELLIANDDYTNNLVMLSDSIGEWIEQAQAEGKLQSNIPGLAILYTLYARACDPVLGFLRSSQLYDDDEIIAIVTRTCFEGLT from the coding sequence ATGAAAAAGTTAACGTTTAAACAGCGAATGATGCTAGAGCGTGAGTCGCTGATTATTGAGACAGTCAACCATTTGTTAGCCACCAAAGGCTATGATGCGATGACCGTCGATGAGATTGCCGATACAGTGGGCATTGCCAAGGCGTCATTGTATCGACATTTTCCCAGTAAAGAAGCGCTAGGCATGGCGGCGCTGGTTGATATCATGCACAAAGCGCTTGAGGTCATCAATCAGCTAAACGCAACCGACCAAACCGCCATCGATAAGCTCAAAGCGCTGACACAGTGGGCGATGCGACTAAAACTGGCGCAAAAAATGCCAAATCTGCCCAGTGAAAACTCCCAACTGCGCGAGCTGCTAATTGCCAATGACGATTACACCAACAACTTGGTCATGTTGTCAGATAGCATCGGTGAATGGATTGAGCAAGCGCAAGCAGAGGGCAAGTTGCAAAGCAACATACCAGGACTGGCAATTTTATATACCTTATATGCCAGAGCTTGTGACCCTGTACTGGGGTTTTTACGCTCGTCGCAGCTGTATGATGATGATGAGATTATCGCTATCGTGACCCGCACGTGTTTTGAAGGGCTAACCTAA
- a CDS encoding SDR family NAD(P)-dependent oxidoreductase: protein MMPTPNSSKPLSIVITGATSGIGLQLAMDYLSQGHEVYTVGRNSDVLHRLAAMGAKTIQLDLTEYDAVMQAFSDIKTLDLFIAAAGVCEYIDMPNFDSRSIMRVMNANYGSLVHAIEALLPALKATKGKIVTVGSASALVPFVRAEGYGSSKSAIHYLSKTLQMSLQPYEVKVALVVPGFIKTPMTLQNDFPMPFLQTVQQASQAIQQGIANDDNVIEFPQTLVQPLKLLAQLPDAVWHFVGSKLSHTT, encoded by the coding sequence ATGATGCCAACCCCCAATTCCTCAAAGCCTTTATCCATCGTCATTACAGGTGCAACCTCAGGCATCGGTTTACAGTTGGCAATGGATTATTTAAGCCAAGGACATGAGGTGTATACCGTGGGTCGAAACAGCGATGTTTTGCACAGGTTGGCAGCGATGGGTGCAAAAACGATTCAGCTTGACTTAACCGAATATGATGCCGTGATGCAAGCTTTTAGCGACATTAAAACGCTAGATTTATTTATCGCGGCGGCGGGTGTTTGCGAATACATTGACATGCCAAACTTTGATTCGCGGTCTATCATGAGGGTGATGAACGCAAATTATGGCTCGTTAGTCCATGCCATTGAAGCGCTATTACCCGCCCTCAAGGCAACTAAAGGTAAAATTGTCACCGTCGGCTCGGCTTCAGCTTTGGTGCCCTTTGTGCGTGCAGAGGGGTATGGTAGCTCAAAATCGGCAATCCATTATCTGAGCAAAACCTTGCAAATGAGCCTGCAACCTTATGAGGTCAAAGTGGCTTTGGTAGTACCAGGCTTTATCAAAACGCCGATGACGCTGCAGAACGACTTTCCAATGCCTTTTTTGCAAACCGTACAGCAAGCCAGCCAAGCCATTCAACAAGGGATTGCCAATGATGATAATGTCATTGAATTCCCGCAGACATTGGTACAGCCCCTTAAGCTGTTGGCGCAGTTACCTGATGCCGTATGGCATTTTGTGGGCTCAAAACTTTCTCATACAACTTAA